From Anopheles arabiensis isolate DONGOLA chromosome 3, AaraD3, whole genome shotgun sequence, a single genomic window includes:
- the LOC120904289 gene encoding uncharacterized protein LOC120904289 — MKVFNVPDSPVMVVAIFCGESKPHSLEEYLRRFVEEMNDLQTNHLAIGQQLYWVCLRAIIADAPAKSFIKGVKDHTSYSACHKCTVEGQMCGHRMYFPYM; from the exons ATGAAGGTATTTAACGTGCCCGATTCTCCCGTTATGGTGGTGGCCATATTCTGTGGCGAATCCAAACCACACTCCCTGGAGGAGTATTTAAGGCGGTTTGTGGAGGAGATGAACGATCTGCAGACAAATCATTTGGCAATTGGGCAGCAATTATATTGGGTCTGTTTGCGAGCCATCATTGCCGATGCACCAGCAAAATCGTTTATAAAAG GTGTGAAAGACCATACTTCATACAGCGCTTGTCACAAATGCACGGTGGAAGGGCAAATGTGTGGGCACCGGATGTATTTCCCATACATgtga